Proteins encoded within one genomic window of Sulfurovum sp. XGS-02:
- the rfbB gene encoding dTDP-glucose 4,6-dehydratase, producing the protein MKSILVTGCAGFIGSNFVPYFLEKYPEYHVINLDLLTYAGDVENLKEIEKSERYSFVKGDICNRELLEYLFSEHDIRGVIHFAAESHVDNSIKNPGLFIETNVNGTFTLIDVAYKYWMEKPFVHTPGYEGCRFHHISTDEVYGTLGEEGLFTEETPYAPNSPYSASKAGSDMVVRSYHHTYGMDTVITNCSNNYGPKQHDEKLIPTIIRKALQGDTIPIYGDGKNIRDWLYVLDHCKGIDLVYHTGKNGEVYNIGGRNERNNNYIADKICEILDSLLPKEESYKEQITYVEDRAGHDRRYAIDATKIETQLGWRADEHFESGIIKTVKWYLEKYNISSEKIEKVK; encoded by the coding sequence GTGAAATCAATTTTAGTGACTGGCTGTGCGGGATTTATTGGAAGTAACTTTGTACCTTATTTTTTAGAAAAGTACCCGGAGTATCATGTGATTAATCTTGATCTTCTTACTTATGCCGGTGATGTAGAGAATTTAAAAGAGATAGAAAAGAGTGAACGCTACAGTTTTGTGAAAGGAGATATTTGCAATAGGGAATTACTGGAATATCTTTTTTCCGAACATGATATAAGGGGTGTGATCCATTTTGCTGCTGAATCTCATGTTGACAATTCTATCAAAAACCCTGGTCTATTTATAGAAACCAATGTGAACGGTACTTTTACGCTAATTGATGTAGCGTACAAGTATTGGATGGAGAAACCTTTTGTCCATACGCCAGGGTATGAAGGGTGCCGATTTCACCATATATCCACCGATGAAGTCTACGGTACATTGGGTGAAGAAGGACTTTTTACGGAAGAGACCCCTTATGCGCCCAATTCACCTTATTCAGCTTCAAAAGCAGGAAGTGATATGGTTGTGAGAAGTTATCATCATACGTATGGTATGGATACGGTTATCACAAACTGTTCAAATAACTATGGTCCGAAGCAGCATGATGAAAAACTCATACCGACCATTATACGTAAAGCACTGCAAGGGGATACTATTCCCATTTACGGGGATGGTAAAAACATCCGTGACTGGCTCTATGTCCTGGACCATTGTAAAGGGATCGATCTTGTGTACCATACCGGAAAAAATGGTGAAGTCTACAACATCGGTGGGCGTAATGAGCGTAACAACAACTACATTGCTGATAAGATATGTGAAATACTCGATAGTCTGCTTCCCAAAGAAGAAAGTTATAAAGAGCAGATTACTTATGTTGAGGATAGGGCAGGGCATGATAGGCGTTATGCTATAGATGCTACTAAAATTGAAACCCAACTTGGATGGAGAGCTGATGAGCATTTTGAATCTGGAATTATTAAGACCGTAAAGTGGTATTTAGAAAAATATAATATTTCATCTGAAAAAATAGAAAAAGTAAAATAA
- the rfbC gene encoding dTDP-4-dehydrorhamnose 3,5-epimerase: MKFIKTKIPDVIMIEPDIFADDRGYFMETYRSDKLQEALGFNIDFLQDNESKSSYGVLRGLHFQLPPFAQSKLARAIKGKILDIAVDIRKGSPTFGKYVAVELSEENKRMLFIPRGFAHGFVVLSEEAILSYKVDNYYAREFDRGIAFDDPTLNIDWQINPDHLLLSDKDKKQPLLLDTDKLFDYDEDLYG; encoded by the coding sequence ATGAAGTTCATCAAAACCAAGATACCTGATGTTATTATGATCGAACCGGATATTTTTGCTGATGACAGAGGTTATTTCATGGAAACGTATCGGAGTGACAAGCTGCAAGAGGCATTGGGGTTTAATATTGATTTTCTCCAAGACAATGAATCTAAATCATCCTATGGTGTACTTCGAGGACTACACTTTCAACTTCCCCCGTTTGCCCAGAGTAAGTTAGCACGTGCTATTAAGGGTAAAATTCTTGATATTGCTGTAGATATTCGTAAGGGATCTCCTACATTTGGGAAATATGTGGCAGTTGAACTGTCAGAGGAGAATAAACGTATGCTCTTCATACCACGAGGATTTGCGCACGGATTTGTAGTGCTTTCTGAGGAAGCAATACTTTCCTATAAAGTGGATAACTATTACGCTAGAGAATTTGATAGAGGGATTGCTTTTGATGATCCGACACTCAATATAGACTGGCAGATAAATCCTGATCATTTACTACTTTCCGACAAGGATAAGAAGCAACCCTTACTTTTAGACACAGATAAACTTTTTGATTATGATGAGGATCTTTATGGATAA
- a CDS encoding lipopolysaccharide biosynthesis protein: MPDNLKSMGLTALIWDFFGKIARHGTTFIVTIILARILEPSDFGLIAMIMVIVMIALVFTDVGLGSALIQRRRLLLVHYSSVFYFNVFIGVILTVITIFSASWISDFYNNEELVPVTQVTALLFVINAFSSVQTNILRKQLNYAALAKADVAAALLSGITSIGFALYGAGVWSLVIQALSRGVYYNLFVWSASKWVPSLLFSFKALMQLWGFGFRIFLSTILEVVYSKLDVLIIGKLFTPAVLGFFDQAKRLDLMITQLSSGSIMAVLFPVLSKVQNDLPRFQHIVINTLRIISFVVFFLLGVMYVISEELIVFLFTEKWLPSVAYFKILLLSGFAYPISALLVDILMSRGNSKAFLRLEIYKKILQSINFYVGFLWGIEGYLYGLVIVAVLSVSLNILFASREIKLAFFVFLKPIIVQMLISFIIVWLVILSTEEIEIYGILMLVMKSTMFTVLYFIINKLVKTSSYGSFEAQLSQILKRRKG; the protein is encoded by the coding sequence ATGCCTGATAACTTAAAGTCAATGGGATTAACCGCACTGATCTGGGATTTTTTTGGAAAAATAGCCAGACACGGAACGACTTTTATTGTAACAATCATTTTGGCAAGGATACTCGAGCCATCTGATTTTGGTTTGATAGCGATGATCATGGTCATTGTAATGATCGCGCTTGTTTTTACCGATGTAGGACTTGGTAGTGCTTTGATACAGCGGCGCAGACTATTACTGGTTCACTATTCTTCTGTATTTTATTTTAATGTCTTTATTGGTGTAATACTGACAGTAATTACAATTTTTTCTGCTTCCTGGATAAGTGATTTTTATAACAATGAAGAACTTGTTCCTGTTACACAAGTCACAGCACTGTTATTTGTGATCAATGCATTTAGCAGCGTACAGACCAATATATTACGTAAACAACTGAATTACGCTGCTTTGGCAAAAGCAGATGTAGCTGCAGCCCTCTTAAGCGGTATAACCAGTATCGGGTTCGCACTTTACGGTGCTGGAGTATGGAGTCTTGTGATCCAGGCACTGTCAAGAGGCGTATATTATAATCTATTTGTCTGGAGTGCATCCAAATGGGTGCCTTCCTTATTGTTTTCTTTTAAGGCATTGATGCAATTATGGGGATTTGGTTTTCGTATTTTTTTATCCACTATACTTGAAGTGGTATATAGTAAACTGGATGTTCTTATTATAGGAAAGTTATTTACTCCAGCAGTTCTAGGTTTTTTTGACCAGGCCAAAAGATTAGATTTAATGATCACTCAGCTCTCGTCCGGGAGTATTATGGCAGTACTTTTTCCTGTCTTAAGTAAAGTACAAAATGATTTACCAAGATTTCAACATATCGTCATCAACACATTGAGAATTATTAGTTTTGTTGTTTTCTTTCTGTTGGGCGTAATGTACGTCATATCTGAAGAATTAATTGTTTTTCTATTCACGGAAAAGTGGCTGCCCTCCGTTGCATACTTTAAAATACTTCTATTGAGTGGTTTTGCATATCCTATAAGTGCATTACTTGTTGATATCTTAATGAGCCGTGGAAATTCCAAAGCTTTTCTTCGCCTGGAGATCTATAAAAAAATATTGCAGAGTATTAACTTTTATGTTGGGTTTTTATGGGGGATAGAAGGGTATCTTTATGGTTTGGTTATCGTGGCAGTTTTGAGTGTTTCTTTAAATATTTTGTTTGCATCACGTGAAATCAAATTAGCTTTTTTTGTGTTTCTCAAACCTATTATTGTACAGATGCTAATTTCATTCATAATAGTGTGGCTAGTGATATTATCCACTGAAGAAATTGAAATATATGGTATACTAATGTTAGTCATGAAAAGTACAATGTTTACCGTTCTCTATTTTATAATCAATAAACTAGTGAAAACGAGTTCTTATGGGAGTTTTGAAGCACAGTTAAGTCAGATTTTAAAACGACGAAAGGGGTAG
- a CDS encoding WbqC family protein: MTIGCNQPYFFPYLGFWQLINISDIYVIADSMQYIKQGYINRNNMLINGRRHLFTLEVSSVHMRSLINEVKVGKNARQILKSIFHAYKKAPYFEEVYPMLEEILLHGEKNLAKYVGYAIERTVQYLDIDTKMIYLSDLQGDTLLKGQDRVIDICKRLNADHYINSIGGQKLYNKEDFLREGIKLNFIKSGDIEYKQFNHKFIPNLSIIDVMMFNSKEEIEEMLNSYELI, translated from the coding sequence ATGACAATAGGATGTAATCAGCCATACTTTTTCCCTTATCTTGGGTTCTGGCAATTAATAAATATATCTGATATCTATGTGATTGCAGACAGTATGCAGTACATAAAACAAGGGTATATCAACAGAAACAATATGCTTATCAATGGTAGGCGACATTTGTTTACATTAGAAGTGTCGAGTGTTCATATGAGATCACTGATCAATGAAGTTAAAGTCGGAAAAAATGCCCGTCAAATACTGAAATCAATTTTTCATGCTTACAAAAAAGCACCATATTTTGAAGAAGTTTATCCAATGTTAGAAGAGATATTGTTGCATGGTGAAAAGAATTTAGCTAAATACGTGGGTTATGCAATTGAGAGAACTGTACAATATTTAGATATAGATACAAAAATGATTTATTTGAGTGATCTACAGGGAGACACTTTGTTAAAGGGACAAGATAGAGTAATAGATATCTGTAAAAGATTAAATGCTGATCATTATATTAATTCGATCGGTGGGCAGAAACTATATAATAAAGAAGACTTTCTGAGAGAAGGGATAAAGTTGAATTTTATAAAAAGTGGAGATATAGAGTATAAACAGTTTAATCATAAGTTTATACCCAATCTTTCTATTATTGATGTTATGATGTTTAACTCTAAAGAAGAGATTGAAGAGATGTTGAACAGCTATGAATTAATATAG
- a CDS encoding DegT/DnrJ/EryC1/StrS aminotransferase family protein — protein sequence MIYTTKIYMPDKEKFKAYIDGIYESRCLTNNGPLVQRLEKKLEAYLGVKNLLCISNGTDALQLAYRLLEVEGEVVTTPFSFVSTTSAIVVEGLIPVFADIDGNSYNIDPKNIESVITEKTCAIAPCHVFGNACQIDVIDKIARRHNLKVIYDASHAFDVKYKDKHILNYGDISIISFHATKLFHTIEGAAIVIKDDALYEKAKIVRNCGIDGPDSVVMLGVNARMNEVEAAMGLCMLEEEDIIQKERKASHEFYTRQLKEYVQLQKKNEDATQSYTYFPVVFKSEDEMNRVREALLEKEIAARQYFKPSLDTLPYIEHQSIMVKSRDIASRILVVPMHSGIEPLVSETIIETLKEIRSKNYS from the coding sequence ATGATTTACACAACGAAAATATATATGCCTGACAAAGAAAAATTCAAAGCATATATAGATGGTATTTATGAAAGTAGATGCTTGACGAATAATGGGCCTCTGGTTCAAAGACTTGAGAAAAAACTTGAAGCATATCTAGGGGTAAAAAATCTGCTTTGCATCTCTAATGGGACAGATGCATTGCAACTAGCCTACAGACTTTTGGAAGTTGAGGGGGAAGTTGTAACGACCCCTTTCAGTTTTGTTTCTACAACCAGTGCGATCGTTGTAGAAGGACTGATCCCTGTTTTTGCAGATATTGATGGTAACTCTTATAACATTGATCCAAAGAATATTGAGAGTGTTATTACGGAAAAGACATGTGCGATAGCGCCGTGTCATGTCTTTGGTAATGCTTGTCAAATAGACGTAATCGATAAAATAGCCAGAAGACACAACCTCAAAGTGATTTATGATGCATCTCATGCTTTTGATGTGAAGTATAAAGATAAACATATATTAAATTACGGTGATATATCTATTATCAGTTTTCACGCGACCAAACTCTTTCATACGATTGAAGGTGCTGCTATTGTTATCAAGGATGATGCTTTGTATGAAAAAGCAAAAATTGTCAGGAATTGTGGTATTGATGGTCCTGATTCTGTGGTTATGCTGGGTGTCAATGCAAGAATGAATGAAGTGGAAGCGGCCATGGGATTATGTATGCTTGAGGAAGAGGATATCATACAAAAAGAACGTAAAGCAAGTCATGAATTCTATACACGTCAATTAAAAGAGTATGTTCAGTTACAAAAAAAGAATGAAGATGCCACGCAAAGTTATACCTATTTTCCAGTTGTATTCAAATCTGAAGATGAGATGAACAGGGTTCGAGAAGCATTACTTGAAAAAGAGATTGCAGCACGTCAATATTTTAAACCTTCATTAGACACACTTCCTTATATTGAACATCAAAGTATCATGGTGAAATCGAGAGATATTGCAAGCAGAATTTTGGTAGTTCCGATGCATTCAGGTATAGAACCCCTTGTGAGTGAAACAATTATAGAAACATTGAAGGAAATACGCTCGAAAAACTATAGTTAA
- a CDS encoding ATP-grasp domain-containing protein, with product MNILFCTIGRRGYIVDYFRKHLSADSKLIGTSDRNDRNTEFTSGFLHCDKSYIVPSIKDERKYIDALLQICKTEKIDMLLSFYDYDTYILSKYLKEFEVVGVKPVISSHQVNHICFDKVEAFKFLRREGFQTPWTMTSAEVVQQEIPSYPVIVKPRFGFGSNAISLARNRDEVDFFLKYYDNEDMIVQEFIEGKEYSFDILNDLNGQTITTIVKQKIKMRSGETDQGYAIKDRNMAALGMKLGNRLGHVGPLDVDFFLKEGEPYILELNPRFGGAYPITYLAGCDFPKILIDLVNDEIEPSDYEKYHEYKEGIMMIKDINILTISK from the coding sequence TTGAACATATTGTTTTGTACGATTGGACGAAGAGGGTATATCGTTGATTATTTTAGAAAACACCTGTCTGCTGATAGTAAGCTCATAGGTACCTCTGACAGAAATGACAGGAATACGGAGTTCACTTCCGGGTTTTTACATTGTGACAAAAGCTATATCGTTCCAAGCATAAAAGATGAACGTAAATATATTGATGCACTTTTACAGATTTGCAAAACTGAAAAGATTGATATGCTTCTCTCTTTCTATGATTATGACACGTATATATTATCAAAATATTTAAAAGAATTTGAAGTTGTAGGGGTAAAGCCTGTGATCTCTTCTCATCAGGTGAATCACATATGTTTTGATAAAGTTGAGGCTTTCAAGTTTTTACGACGTGAAGGGTTTCAAACACCGTGGACCATGACATCAGCAGAGGTGGTCCAACAAGAGATACCCTCTTACCCTGTCATCGTAAAACCAAGATTTGGTTTTGGAAGCAATGCGATCAGTCTGGCCCGAAACAGAGATGAAGTTGATTTTTTTCTGAAATATTATGATAATGAAGATATGATCGTTCAAGAGTTTATAGAAGGTAAAGAATATAGTTTTGACATATTAAATGATTTGAATGGACAAACGATCACAACCATCGTCAAACAGAAGATAAAAATGCGATCGGGGGAAACAGATCAAGGATATGCGATCAAAGATAGAAATATGGCTGCATTGGGAATGAAGCTAGGAAATAGACTTGGGCATGTAGGTCCACTTGATGTTGATTTTTTCTTAAAAGAGGGCGAGCCATACATATTAGAGTTGAATCCACGATTTGGCGGTGCTTATCCTATCACTTATCTTGCAGGTTGTGATTTCCCGAAAATACTCATAGATCTTGTAAATGATGAGATAGAGCCTTCTGATTATGAAAAATACCATGAGTATAAGGAAGGTATCATGATGATAAAGGATATAAATATATTAACGATATCAAAATAA
- a CDS encoding DegT/DnrJ/EryC1/StrS aminotransferase family protein produces MIPISKVWYPNKEKLHAYIDKIYETGWVTNNGPLVQEFEKRLEAYLGVKNLVCVANGSIALEMAYTLLKLKGEVITTPFTFVSTTDTLISKCLTPVYADIHSEYMTLDPDKIEGSMTDKTTGIVPVHVYGNACQVDEIMEVAKRNNLKVVFDGAHAFGVDYKGQSVLNYGDISTLSFNAVKLFHSIEGGALIIKDDALYEEAKAMRQYGRTNITGEGCTPGINGKMNELEAAAGLCVLDEIEAVRKERKDSYLYYAEQLKDHVQMQRLNEDATFNYSYCPILLRSPDEMHKVMDALMENGIKPRQYFSPSLDILPYVEQRKPMTISRDYTSRILSLPLHSGAEVKACEVILETLKKIRT; encoded by the coding sequence ATGATACCTATTTCAAAAGTTTGGTACCCGAATAAAGAAAAACTTCATGCATATATTGACAAGATATATGAAACAGGATGGGTTACCAATAACGGACCCTTAGTGCAAGAGTTTGAAAAAAGGCTTGAAGCATATCTGGGGGTTAAAAACCTGGTATGTGTAGCAAATGGTTCAATAGCCTTGGAAATGGCCTATACACTTCTGAAGTTAAAAGGTGAAGTGATCACGACACCGTTTACTTTTGTTTCAACAACAGATACACTTATCTCAAAGTGCCTGACACCGGTATATGCAGATATCCATAGTGAATATATGACCTTAGACCCAGATAAGATCGAAGGTTCTATGACTGATAAAACCACAGGTATTGTCCCCGTACATGTCTATGGTAATGCCTGTCAGGTGGATGAAATTATGGAAGTGGCAAAGAGAAACAATTTAAAAGTAGTGTTTGATGGTGCACATGCTTTTGGCGTCGATTATAAAGGTCAAAGTGTTTTAAACTACGGCGATATTTCAACGCTTAGTTTTAATGCAGTAAAACTCTTCCATTCTATTGAAGGTGGTGCCCTTATTATTAAAGATGATGCATTGTATGAAGAAGCAAAGGCAATGAGACAATACGGAAGAACGAATATCACAGGAGAAGGATGTACACCGGGTATTAACGGAAAAATGAACGAATTGGAAGCAGCCGCCGGACTCTGTGTACTTGATGAGATAGAAGCAGTCAGAAAAGAGAGAAAAGACAGCTATCTTTACTATGCAGAGCAGCTGAAGGATCATGTTCAAATGCAGAGACTGAATGAAGATGCCACGTTCAACTATAGTTATTGTCCTATTCTTCTAAGGTCACCAGATGAAATGCATAAGGTAATGGATGCTTTGATGGAAAACGGTATTAAACCCCGTCAATATTTCTCACCCTCACTTGATATTCTTCCTTATGTTGAACAGCGTAAACCTATGACTATTTCACGTGACTATACCAGTAGGATATTATCTTTACCATTACATTCAGGAGCTGAGGTAAAGGCTTGTGAAGTGATATTGGAAACATTAAAGAAAATTCGTACATGA
- a CDS encoding thiamine pyrophosphate-binding protein yields MKVSDYIIEFLVKHNIDKVFGYIGGNNAHIMDSIDNHKEIEMVNTIHEQGAGFAAEGYARATGKIGVATATSGPGATNLITPIASCFYDSVPALFITGQVNTYECKNASGCENNAPVRQIGFQETDIVSVVKPITKYAVLIHDIHDLRYELEKAAYISEEGRKGPVLIDIPIDLQYKEFDPDKERSFYESEAYQASSIHTDIDDAVIENIATLINASTRPVILVGGGARIADVESELNALLGATNIPVVYSLMGKDLVKESYKYNLGFIGAYGNRCASLTLANSDLLIILGSRLDARQTGRQTSTFAREAKIVQVDIDRHELDRKIKVDYALNADVKSFLDKLNTKALQTNIESWQNKVLSYKEQYSSLYTIDKKEKMPNKIISLISQHSKEGDMVCVDVGLHQMWAAQSFRVKKDQRLLFSGGLGAMGCALPTAIGATLGSGTRAIAIVGDGGFQMNIQELEVLSRRQLPIKIFIMNNAFLGMVRQMQTEYLNENYIGTQKDYSVPHFKNIAEAYGIKSHEVSNMDEIEKLIEQSLQNDASELIDIRLSDSKHLVEPRLAGNRPMEDMAPFLDREELEKQMVIKPLDY; encoded by the coding sequence ATGAAAGTATCAGATTATATCATTGAGTTTTTAGTGAAGCATAACATAGATAAGGTTTTTGGATATATAGGTGGGAATAATGCCCATATCATGGACTCTATAGATAACCATAAAGAGATCGAAATGGTGAATACCATACATGAACAAGGTGCCGGTTTTGCTGCAGAAGGGTATGCCAGAGCTACAGGTAAAATAGGTGTAGCAACAGCAACCAGTGGGCCGGGTGCAACAAATTTGATTACACCTATAGCCAGCTGTTTTTATGATTCTGTACCTGCATTGTTCATTACCGGGCAAGTCAATACCTATGAGTGCAAGAATGCATCAGGGTGTGAGAACAATGCCCCCGTACGACAGATAGGGTTTCAAGAGACAGATATTGTCAGTGTTGTGAAACCGATCACAAAATATGCTGTACTCATACATGATATACATGATCTAAGATATGAATTGGAAAAGGCTGCATATATATCTGAAGAGGGTAGGAAAGGACCGGTGCTTATTGATATTCCTATTGACCTGCAATACAAAGAGTTTGATCCGGATAAGGAAAGATCATTTTATGAGAGTGAAGCCTATCAAGCATCTTCAATCCATACAGATATAGATGATGCTGTGATCGAAAATATTGCTACACTGATCAATGCTTCAACAAGACCAGTGATATTGGTTGGCGGCGGTGCCAGAATCGCAGATGTCGAATCAGAGTTAAATGCATTATTGGGCGCTACAAATATTCCGGTCGTATACTCGTTAATGGGAAAAGATCTTGTCAAGGAGAGTTATAAATATAACCTTGGATTCATCGGTGCATACGGAAATAGATGTGCAAGTCTGACTTTGGCCAACAGTGACCTTTTGATCATACTGGGATCGAGGTTGGATGCTCGTCAGACAGGAAGACAAACATCTACGTTTGCCAGAGAAGCGAAAATCGTTCAGGTCGATATAGATAGACATGAACTAGACAGAAAGATAAAAGTGGATTACGCTCTCAATGCTGATGTAAAAAGTTTTCTTGATAAGCTAAATACAAAAGCACTCCAAACCAATATAGAGAGTTGGCAGAATAAGGTTTTAAGCTATAAAGAGCAATACTCTTCATTGTATACGATCGATAAAAAAGAAAAAATGCCAAATAAGATCATATCTCTTATTTCCCAACATTCAAAAGAAGGGGATATGGTGTGTGTAGATGTAGGATTGCATCAAATGTGGGCTGCCCAATCTTTTAGAGTCAAAAAAGACCAAAGATTACTTTTTTCAGGAGGTCTGGGAGCTATGGGGTGTGCATTGCCTACTGCTATCGGAGCTACACTGGGAAGTGGGACACGCGCAATCGCTATTGTAGGAGATGGTGGTTTTCAGATGAATATTCAAGAACTTGAAGTACTTAGTAGAAGACAACTGCCAATTAAAATATTTATCATGAACAATGCTTTTTTGGGCATGGTGAGACAAATGCAAACAGAATATTTAAATGAAAATTATATTGGGACTCAAAAGGATTACAGTGTGCCCCATTTCAAAAATATAGCAGAAGCGTATGGTATCAAAAGTCATGAAGTCTCAAATATGGATGAAATAGAGAAACTCATCGAGCAAAGTTTACAAAATGATGCAAGTGAACTCATAGATATACGGTTAAGTGACTCCAAACATCTGGTTGAACCCAGACTGGCAGGGAACAGACCTATGGAAGATATGGCACCCTTCTTGGATAGAGAAGAGTTGGAAAAACAGATGGTGATCAAACCATTAGACTATTAG